GCGTGTCGAAATCCTTTCGCAGCCACTTGCCGCCCACGGTGAAGATCGAGAAGGTCGCCACCGCCGCGGCGATGAAAGCGTCGCCCAGGAGCGTGGCTTCGCGCCCGGCCCGGTCCCCGGTCTGCAGCAATCCCACCCCGGCGATCGCCAGCACGATGCCGCCCACCTTCTTCGCCGTGATCCGCTCCATTCCGGCGGCGGCCGAAACCAGCAGGACAATCATCGGCGTCAGCGCGAAAAGAATCGCCGCGTGCGCCACCGACGTGCGAGACAGGCCAAGCAGAAAACAGAGCTGATTCGCTCCCACGCCCACCAGGCCCACCGCCATCAGCTTGCCGATGCCGCCCTTCTCGATCAGCGGCAGCTTCCGGCGCCGGCGCTCGAAAACGTAGTAAGGCGTAAGCATCGCCGCGGCCACTGTAAAGCGCAGCGTGCCGAGCAGCACGTCCGGTATCTGCCGCAAGGCGAACTTGCCCACCACGAAGTTGATCGACCACACCAGCACTACCACGCCGAGCAGAAAGTACACGCTGGCCGGTGTTTTGGGCTCCGATCGTTGTTCTTCGTTCAAGCCGGCTCAGCTTCCGGAAACCGTTTCGCTGCGCACCGTGATCGAGTCGAGAAACGCATGGTCCAACTCGTAGCCGAATCCCGGTTCGTCCCGGATTTCGATCGTGCCGCGTTCCGTGGTTTCCACCGGTGGCGCGATGATATCGCGCGTCCAATAGCGCTTGCTCGCCGAGACGTCGCCAGGCAGCACGAAATTCGGCAGCGTGGCGAGAGCGATGTTGTGCGCGCGGCCGACGCCCGCTTCGAGCATTCCGCCGCACCACACCGGTACGCCATGCGCCTGCGCCACGTCGTGCACGCGCTTGGCTTCCGCGAATCCGCCCACCCGGCCCAGCTTGATGTTGATGATCTTGCCCGCGCCCATCCGGATCGCCTGCTCGGCCTGGTGCGCGGACCGGATGCATTCGTCCAGGCAAATCGGCGTTTGCAGCCGCGCCTGCAGCGCCGCGTGGTCAATGATCTCATCGTGGGCGAGCGGCTGTTCGATCATCATCAGATAGAACTGGTCGAGTTCAGCCAGCCGGTCCGCGTCCTCCAGCCGGTAAGCCGAATTTGCGTCCGCCATGAGCTTGATCCCCGGGAACCGCTTGCGCACCTCGCCGATCACGGCCACGTCCCACCCCGGCTTGATCTTCATCTTGATCCGCTGGTAGCCCGCGGCCAACTCGATATCGATCTTCCCCAGCAACTGATCGACAGTGTCCTGGATGCCGATCGAAACGCCGCATGGGATTTCGCGCCGCGCGCCGCCGCCGATCTCCGCCCACAGCGGACGCCCCTTCAGCCGCGCCTGCAGGTCCCATACCGCCGCTTCCAGTCCGCCGCGCGCCATCATATGCCCGCGAATATGCTCGAGCCGCGGCGCGACGCCTTCCGCGCTCTCGATCTTCCATCCTACGATGCGCGGCGCCGCGTAGTCCCGCACAATCCGCCACGCCGACTCCGTCCACTCTTCGTTGTAGAAAGGGTTCTCGCCGGCCGTCACTTCGCCCCATCCGGAAACGCCTCCCGCGACAGCCTCCACCAGCACCATCTGGCGCTCATAAGTCCGGCCGAAGCTGGTCTCGAAGAAATGAACCAGCGGCAGGCGAATCTGCCGCAGCACTACGCGATCGATCGTGAATTCCATCCTATGGCTCCCATCGGCCGAACAGATACGCTCCGCCGCCATCGGCCGCCTTCTCCACGCCCACCACCGTCAGCCCCGCGCCCAGGTGCTGCTGGAACTGTTCGCTCACCCGCGCCTGGACTTCCCGCGCGCGCCCGGCCGTATCGCCCGGCACCTCGATCCGCGCTTCTATGGGCGAGCCCGCTTCCGGCTTCCCCGCCAGCGCCGCCTCCACCCGTCGATGGCTCATGGGCCACTCGGCCACGCAGCGGTCCGTCGGCAGCCCCGCGTGCAGGTGGCTCGACGTGACTCCGTACTGATTCAGCACATAGCGCCGCACCACTGCCCCCAGCCGCTGCATGTTGAAGTACGCGTTCTTGATCTGCAGCGGATCGAACGTCCATTCCATGATCGTCACGCCGCGCGAGAGCGCATCGGCGCGCTGGGCGAGCTTCAACATCCGCCCCACGCCTTTGTCCCGGTAGCCGTCCTCGACGCCCAGCATGTTGCTGTGCAGGAACTGCCCGCCGCCCGGTTTGATGCCCGGCAGCGCGACGCAGAACCCGATCATCCGCGCGCCGTCGAAGGCGCCGAACGCCTGCCCGCCGATCTTGGTAGCCACCACGAACAGGCGCACCGGCAGCGCGTCCTCATCGGAAAACGACCATATCTCTTTTTGCAGCCGCACCGCTTCGCGGAAGTCGGCGGTGGAAGTCAGCGCCCGAATCTCGATCACAAACTCCGCTTTGCCTCCTGCCATTTGACTTCCATTTCATCGAGCGTCGCCTCGCCCACTGGCTTGCCATCCTGGGCCAGCGCCGTTTCCACGTAGCCGAAGCGCCGCCGGAATTTCGCGTTCGCCCCGCGTAACGCCTGCTCGGCGTCCACGTTCAACTTCCGCGCCAGGTTCACCACCACAAAGAGGACATCGCCGAGTTCGTCCTCGCGCGACGCTCCGTCGTGGGCCGCAGCCAGCTCATCCAGCTCTTCGCGGAGTTTGTCGAGTACCTGGGCGACGTCCGGCCAGTCGAAGCCGTGTTTGGCCACCTTTTGTGAAATCTGCTGCGCCTCAACCAGCGCCGGCAGCCCGCGCGGAACCGAATCGAGCGTCGCTGCGTGCTCCCGGCCGCGCTCGCGCTTCTCCTCGGCCTTGATCTCGTCCCAGCGCGTCTTCACGTCGTCGGCCGTGCGGGCCTCGCCGTCGCCGAACACGTGCGGATGCCGCCGGACGAGCTTGCGGTTGATCGCCGCCACCGAATCGCCGATGGAAAACAGCCCCCGCTCGCGCGCCATCTGCGCCAGGAACACCGGCTGCAGCATCAGGTCGCCCAGCTCTTCTTCGAGCCCCGGCCAGTCCTCGGCGTCGATCGAGTCGAGCACCTCGTAGGCTTCTTCCAGAAGATATTTGCGGAGTGTGCGGAAGTCCTGCTCGCGATCCCACGGGCATCCGTCCGGCGCGCGCAGACGGCCCATGATCTCCACCAGGCGCTGGAATTCCTCCCCGGCCCGCGGGTCAGCGGAAAAACAATCGGGATTCTCTGGCATGGCTGGTAGGAGCGGACGCTCCTACCAGTTTGTATCGCCGGACGCTCTTAATTCAACTTTTCCGTGATCTTCACCGGGTCGGTGAGCCGGAAATCGAGCCGCGTTTCGCTCGGCAGGTCCACTTCCTCGCCGCGGGTCATCAGAACCGTCCCCGCGCCCGCGCCCGCGCCTGCGCCCGCGCCGATCGCCGCGCCCTTGCCTCCGCCCGCGATCGCACCGATCGCCGCGCCAACCGCCGCCCCGATGCCCACCTTCTTCGCGTCGTCCTTCTTCGAGTTTTCCGCCTGCTTCACGAACTGCGCCGTCCGGATGGCCACCCGCTGATTGTCGGATGTGACAAAATGCGTCAACTCGAGCGACAGGTGCGCCAGCCCCTTCACCTTGCCGGACCTCTGCGCGTCGAACACGCGGCCCGACACCCGTGCGTTCTTCTCCGCGATCACCAGGCCGTTCACGATCACCGGCTGCGTCAACACCGCCGTGAACGTATCGCCCTGCGCGTGCGTCTCACTCGAAACGCGCTCATTGAGGGAAACGTGGATCACAGTGCCGTCGGGAATCGTGATTGACCTTGGCTCCCGCGGCTTCGGCGGCTCCGGCTTTGCCATCGCCGGAGGTTCCACCACCGGTTTCGGCTCGGGCTTCGGCTCAGGCGGGGCCTGCGCGATCGGCTCTGGCGGAGGCTCCGGCTTCCGGGCTTCCGCCGGAGGCGCGGCGGCCACTGGCGCAGGCTTCGCGGCGGGGCGAGGCGCCGGCGGTCGCGGCTTTTGCTCGCGACGCGGCCGCTCCGTGGGAGTGAAGCTTCGCACCGGCTCCGGTTCCTCCGGGGCCGTCTCCACGCGCGGGATCTCCTTCACCTCGGCCATCTGCTGGGCCGGCGCCGGCGCTGTGGCAGCCACGGGAGCCGGCGCGCTTTGGCGGCTGCTGCCGATCCAAAATGCCGCGCCCGCGAACACGGCGCCGAGAGCGAACGCGCCTAGAAAAGCTTTCCAGTTGTCGTTCATACCTAACAAGATAAACGCGGAGCGCCGCCAACAAGTTTCGCTAGAATGAGAGGGTGTTCCCGGCAGAGCTGCAGATACGCGACATACGCGTACGCCCCGCCACAGTCCTCGCGCCCATGGCCGGCGTCACCGACACCGTCTTTCGACGCCTGATTCGCGCTCAAGGCGGCTGCGGGCTCATCATGACCGAGTTCACCAGTTCCCACGGCGTCACAGCCGCCCAGCGCGCCAACAAGTTTACCCGCATCATGCGGTATCTCTATTTCGACCCCGATGAGCGCCCCATCTCGGCTCAACTCTTCGGCGCCGACCCCGACGTGATGGCCGGCGCCGCCGCCGTCTGCCAGGATCTCGGTTTCGACGCCGTCGATATCAACTTCGGCTGCCCCGTCAAGAAAGTGGTTCGCTGCAACGGCGGCTCCGGTCTCCTTCGAGACCTCCCGCTCGTCGAAACGCTCCTCCGCAAGGTTCGCGCCGCCATCCAAATCCCGTTGACCATGAAGTTCCGCGCCGGCTGGAACGACGCCGAACTGGTGCACGTACAAATGGCGAAACTCGCCGAAGACTGCGGCGTCGAAGCCATCGCGCTCCACCCCAGAACCCGGGAACAAGGCTACGCCGGCAAGGCCGACTGGACGCGTATTGCCGACGTGAAGGCCGCCGTCAAGATTCCAGTGATCGGCAACGGCGATATCGTCGCGCCGGAGGACGCCGTCCGCATGGTCCGGGAAACAGGTTGCGACGCTGTCATGATCGGCCGTGCCGCGTCGTCCAACCCTTGGATTTTCCGCCAGATCGCGCAGTATCTCGAAACCGGCGCTTACGACACGCCCGGCAACGACGATCGCTACAAGCTGATGCGCGGTTACTACGGCATGCTGCTGGACCGGGCTCCCGAAGATCCGGAAACCGTCGGCAAGATGAAACAGTTCGCCACGTATTTCACGCACGGCATCCGCAACGGCGCCCACCTTCGCGCCGCTGTCTATCACACCCACAGCGCGGTCGAAATCATTGACAAGGTCGACGAGTTCTTCGCCACCAACGCGCCCGCCGCCGCATGAAAAAAGTCCGATTGATCACAGACGGCGCCTGCAAGGGCAATCCCGGCCGCGGCGGTTGGGCGTGCATCCTCAAGTACAACAATCACTCGAAGGAACTCTATGGCTTCGAGCCCCACACCACCAACAACAAAATGGAGATCACCGCCGCTCTCCGCGGATTGCAGGCCCTGCGCGAGCCCTGCGAAGTGGAAGTGAAAACGGACTCCGAGTATCTTCGCAACGGAATCACCTCCTGGATCAAGAACTGGAAGCGCAACGGTTGGCGAACGGGCGACAAGAAGCCGGTGGCGAACAAAGATCTCTGGGAAGCCCTCGACAGCGAAGTGAACCGTCACAAGACCACCTGGGTCTGGACCAAGGGCCACGCCGACGACTCCGAGAACAACCGCTGCGACGAACTCGCGCAGATGGCCGCCATCGAGCAGATCGGCAACGCGCAATGATCCGCGCGGCGCTTCCGTTCTTCCTGGTTGCCCTGCTGCCCGCGGCAACGCGAGTTGAGTTCGACCCGCGTCTGCCCGAAGTCGGCCCTTTCCCCACGGACTTCCTCACGATCCCCGACCAGACCCGTCCCACCGGCCTGCGCCCCAACCTCCCGATGCCCGATTGCGCGGCGCAGCCGAGCGACTGCTCGGAGATCGCAACCATCAACCAACTCGACGGCTTCAATCCGAACGCCCGCCTGACTGTGAAGTTCAGCGCGCCCATACGGACCCAAACTCTGCGCGAAGCCATCTACTACGTCTGGCTCGACGCGGTGAGCCCCCGCGCCTTCGCGCTGCGTCCGGCCGGCGCTCTCACGCCAATCAACGAAGTGATCTACGATCCCGCGACGCACACCGCGTATGCCAAGCCGGACGAAATGCTCGAGCAGGCGCGCCGCTACCTGATCGTAGTCACCGACGCCGTCCAGGACGCTTCGGGTGCGCCCGTCGAGCCGGACCCCGGCTTCGATGCCTGCATCGAACGCCGTCTCACCGCCGCCTACTGCACCGATCTCGCCGACGCCGTCGTCCGCGCGCGTCCGCTCCTCGCAGGACGCCGCATTGCCGGAGCAAGCCTGTTCACCACGCTCGATCCGTTCGCCTGGTTCAACCGCATGGAGGCCCTCGCGCCCCTTGCGCCGCCACGATTCCAACCACGCGCCGAAGGGGCGATCGCTTCGCTGCGTGGCGTCACCGGGATCGCCCTGCGCCAACACACCGGCGGCAATGATTTCCAGGAAACGGCTCTTCCGGTCTCAGCCGGCCTCATCGCGGCTGCGGGGCTCGACCGCGTCGCTTTCGGCTCCTTCGAATCGCCCGTGCTCGGTTCCACCGCAACCGCCCGCGTCTACTTCCACGCGTTTCTGCCTGCTACGCCGCCGCCCGATGGCGGCTACCCGGTGCTCCTGGCCGGACACGGTCTCGGCGATTCCCGCTTTGGGATGCCCACCGTCGCCGGAACGGCCTCCGTGCAGGGCTACGCCGTCGTGGCGTTCAGCGCCTTCGGCCACGGCTACGGTCCACTCTCGTCGCTCGTCCTTTCGCGCGGCGACGCGCCCGCTACCGTGATCGCCGCGCCCGGCCGCGGGTTGGATCTCGATGGCGACGGCCGAATCGGCGCCACGGAAGGCTGTCTGGTGGCGGCGCCGGGCGCGCCCATCGTGTTTCGCGATTGCATCCGCCAGACCGCCGTCGACTACCGCTGGTTCCTCAACGCGCTCGCCGCCGGGGTCGACTTCGACGGCGACGGCCGCGCTGACCTCCGCTCGACCGGCGTCCATTATCTCGGGCAATCCCTCGGCGGCGCGTACGGTTCGCTGGTCACGGCCCTGATGCCGGAAGTAACCGCCGCCGTGCTCAACGTACCGCCTGGCAATCAGACGATGACGCTTCGGCTCGGGCCCGCTTTTCGCAACAGCGTCGGTATGATCCTGCTCGGGGCGCGGCAGCCGTCGCTGCTCAACAACGGCGACGAGTACGAAGAAGACATGCCGCTTCGCTACGAGGAAGTGAAACTGCGCACCACTCCTGGCGCCGCCGCGATTCAGGATCTGTTCGAACGCGCCGAGTGGATCAACGCTTCCGCCGAAGCCGCCGTCTACGCACCCCATTTCAAGCAGGCCACGCTCGGCTCGAATCCGGTGAAGCGCGTCCTCATCCAGATGGCGTTCGGTGACCGCACGGTGGTCAATCCCTCCACCTCCGCGCTCGTCCGCGCCGCCAATCTCCGCGAACGAACCGTGCTCTACCGCCACGACCTCGCCCGCGCTGTAGCCCCGTCGCTCGACCCCAATCCGCATACCTTCCTCATCCCGCTTGGCTCGCTCGAGCAGCAGATCATCGGCCTCTCCGCCCTCCAGCAGGCGATCGAGTACTTACTGTCCGAGCGCGACGAAGTCCCTGACGCCAACGGCCTCACCGCGCCCGCCTTCCGCCGCACGCTCTTCGAGATTCCCGAGTTCCTCCCGGAGACCACGAACCTCACGCCATGAAGGTTGCGATCTTCGGCGGCACGTTTGACCCGATTCACAACGCCCACCTCGCCATTGCCCGCGAGGCGATGCGGCGCTTCGAACTGGACGAAGTGCTGCTCATCCCGGCCGGAAATCCGCCGCACAAGAGCTTCCGCGATGGCGCGGGCTATGAGGATCGATACCGGATGGTGGAACTTGCCTGCCAGCGTGAGCCGGCCTTCCACCCGTCGCGGCTCGAAGAGGGCCAGCACCGGAGTTACTCGATCCTCACCATCGAAAAGCTACGCCGCGAACGCCCGGACGACAAGTTCTTCTTCCTGATTGGGGCCGACGCTTTCGCCGACATCGAGACCTGGCGCCGCTGGCGCGACGTGATCGCCGCCGTGGAGTTCATCGTCGTCACCCGGCCCGGGCACTCCTACGACGTTCCGCCCGGGGCGGTGGTCCGAACGCTTGATACCGTTTCGCTCGACGTGTCTTCTTCCGCGATTCGCGCGGCCATTGGTTCCGGCGTCGAGCCGCATGGCCTGCCCGATCCAGTCCGCCGCTACATCCAGGACCGTTGCCTGTATCGCGCCAGTCTGTGACTACAGTCACCCGGCGGACGCCGGGGCGCGGGATATGCTGATTGTCTATGCGGTCACGCGGTGCGGCGGCCCCACTGTTCCTTGCGATCCTATTCGGCTTGGCCGCGGGCTTGGCCGCGTTCACGTTCGGTTACGCCCGCGGCGCGTCCTATCTCACCGACGATCCGGCCGCGTGCCGCAACTGCCACGCCATGAACGAACAGTTCGACGGTTGGCTCAAAAGCAGCCACCGCTCCGCCGCCGTCTGCAATGATTGCCACGCGCCGGCCGGATTCTTCGCCAAGTACTTTACCAAGGCGCTCAACGGATTCAACCATTCCCTCCTCTTTACCACGGGCCGCTACCCGGACCACATTCAGATCACCGGCCGCAACGCGCGAATCGCCGAGGAGGCCTGTATGAAGTGCCATCAGGAGGTGACCGGCGGAATCCGCAGTATTCGAGCACACGGCGGACCCGTGCACTGCACCGCCTGCCATCTCAGCGTTGGACACGCACACTAACATGCAAAACAGCCGTACCTTTATCCTCGCCGCTGTCACCGCCGCGGCCGTCGCCGTGGCCGCAGCCGCCCTGCTCATCAACATTTTCGAACGCAAGCAGGAGGCGCGGAACACCGCCTTTCGCGTCGTCGAGGTCACCGACGATACCGACGACCCCGCCGTCTGGGGAAAAAACTTCCCCCTCCAGTACGACGACTATCGGCGCACCGTCGACATGGTCCGCACTCGATACGGAGGCAGCGAAGCGCTGCCACACGCACCCACCGCCAAGGATCCGCGCGACGTCGTGAGCCAGTCCAAGATCGAAGATGATCCCAGGCTCCGCCGAATGTGGCTCGGTTATGCCTTCTCAGTGGATTTCCGCGAAGAACGCGGGCATGCGTATATGCTCATCGACCAGCGCAACACCCGGCGCGTCACTGAGTTCAAGCAACCCGGCGCCTGCCTCAACTGCCATGCCTCTACCTACGTCCTCATGAAGAAGCTCGGCGGAGGCGACGTTACCGCCGGCTTCGCCAAGATGAACCAGATGACCTATGCCGAAGCCACAAAGGGCGTCACCCATCCCGTGGCCTGCATCGATTGTCACGATCCGTCGTCGATGCAGCTTCGCGTCACTCGGCCCGGCTTCCTCGAAGGCATCAAGGCGCTGAAGGCCGGGCAGGGGATCGCCGGCTACGACCCCAATCGCGACGCCTCGGCCCAGGAAATGCGCTCGTTCGTCTGCGGCCAGTGCCACGTCGAGTACTACTTCAAGGGCGCGGAGAAGCGGTTAACCTTCCCCTGGCACAAAGGTCTGCAGGCCGAGAACATGTTCGACTATTACGAAGAGACCGGCCACGTCGACTTCGTGCACACAGAGAGCGGAGCTCCGGTGCTGAAGGCGCAGCATCCCGAGTTCGAGTTCTACTCACAGGGAATCCACGCCCGCTCCGGCGTCGCCTGCGCCGATTGTCACATGCCGTACAAACGCGAAGGCGGGATGAAGGTCAGCGATCACCACGTCCGCAGCCCGATGCTCAATGTGAATCGCGCCTGCCAGGGTTGCCACCATTTTTCCGAGCAGGAAATGAAAGACCGCGTGGAGCAGATCCAGACCCGGTTCACCGAGGTCCGCAACCGCGCCATGGACGCCCTCATGGAGCTGATCGACGAAACGAAAAAGGCCAAGGAAGCGGGCGCCACCGAAGCGCAGCTCAAACCCGCCTGGGCCGCGCAGCGCAAGGGACAGTTCTTCATCGATCTCGTCGAAGCGGAGAACTCCGTCGGATTCCATGCGCCCGGTGAAGAGCTGCGCGTGCTCTCCGCCGCCATCGATGCGATCCGCAAGGGTCAAGTCGCGCTGCGGTCACGCTCGGAAAGCGCCCCGGCCGTTGCCCGGCTTCAACGCTGAATTGACTTGATCTGCAGAAACTCGTCGAGCCCGAACGCGCCTAGTTCGCGCCCCACGCCCGATTGCTTGTACCCGCCGAACGGAGCCATCGGATTGAAACGCCCTCCGTTGATATCCACTTGCCCGGTGCGCATGCGCCGCGCCACCCGCATCGCGCGCTCCGGGTCCCCGGACCACACGCCCCCCGCCAGGCCGTAGATACTGTCGTTGGCGATCGCCACCGCCTCGTCTTCGCTGTCGTAGGGGAGAATGCTGAGCACAGGGCCGAAAATCTCTTCCTGGGCCACACGCATCCCGTGTTCCACATCGGCGAACACCGCCGGAGCCACGTAGTACCCATGCTCGAAATCGGGACGTTCGCCGCCCGCCACCAGCCTCGCCCCCTCCGCCTTTCCAGCCTCAATGTAGCCTTCCACCCGCTCTCGCTGCGCCGCCGACACCAGCGGACCCAGCCTCGTCGCAGTATCGAGCGGGTCGCCCATCGGCAATCCGGCGATCGTGTTCACCGCCACTTCCACCGCGTCGGCTTGCCGAGCGCGTGGAACCACCATCCGCGTCCACGCCGAACAGGTCTGCCCGGAGTTGAGCATCGCGTTCTTCACGCCTACGCTCACGGCTTTGTCGAACGGCGCATCGTCCAGGATGATGTTCGCGGATTTGCCGCCGAGCTCCAGCGTCACGCGCTTCACCGATTGGGCCGCCAGCGCCATGACGCGCCGGCCCGCCCGCAGCGATCCGGTAAAGCTCACCATGTCGATGAGCGGATGCCGCGCGATCGCTTCGCCTACTTCCTCGCCCTTGCCGTGCACGATGTTCAACACGCCGGCCGGCAGCCCGATCCCCTGGCACACCTCGGCCAGGATGCAGGCGTTGAGCGGCGCCACCTCCGACGGCTTTAGCACCACCGTACAGCCCGCCGCAAGCGCCGCCGCCACCTTCGCCATGATCTGATGCAGCGGATAGTTCCAGGGCGTGATCGCGCCTACCACGCCTACCGGCTCGCGGATCACCAGCGAGTTGACGATCTCTTCTTCGCGTACCGCATCCTTCGCCTTCTTCGCGAATGAGCGCGTCACCATCACCGGCAGACCGGCCTGAATCGTGGTGGCGACCGAGATGGGGGTTCCCACCTCCTGCGCGATCACGTGCGCGATGTCGGCGCTCCGCTCCTGGAGCCCGCCCGCGAGCTTGTCCAGCCAACCGGCCCGCTCCTCGGCGGTCGTCCGGCTCCAGCCATCGAAGGCTCGTTGCGCCGCTTCGGCCGCGTGATCTACGTCGGCGGGAACGCCCCGTGGCACGCATCCGATGATTCCCTCGGTGGAAGCCGATATCACGTCGATCAGATCCGGACCGTCCGGAGTCCGCCACTGCCCGTCAATGTAAATCTGTTGGTAGCGCACTTAGCGTCCCCTCAATCCCCTGTCGACAAGGTTGCGGGTGATTTGTTGGACGCGCCGGTCGGTCCCCTGCGGTCGAACCCAATGCGACCACGGTAGTACATGACCTGGCGGCGACGAAAGCCCCTGCGCCCACCAGATCGTAGCGGCGTTGAACACAAAGTTCCCTCGATCACCCGGATAAATCGTTGCCGTCCATTCTACAGGAGTCGAGCCGCCTCGGAGGGCGTCCCCCTTCGCCACTACTTCCAGCCCGGGAATGTCGGCCGGGTCGCCATGGAACTCCCATCCCACCAGCCCGGGAATCGCCTCGCCTCGTTTCATCTCCGTGCCGCTAAATATCCAATGCCGCGGGTTGGAGCAGATCCAGTCCCCGCCGCCGTTGAAAGGATAAATGCTATGCGCGCCGATCAGCCTGTTCGCCTTCGGCCCCTCCATCGGAAACGGTTCCTTGAACCAACTGCCAAAGTCGCCGTAGACGCCGCCGAACACGCCCTCCCGCGAGAGGATCCGCTTCGGCCGCCCGTCGTGGCTCGGCTGGTAAGGCGTCACGCCCATCACGGCGTTTCCGCTGAGATAGAGATGAGTCACGCCGGCCTTCACCGACGCCAGTGCGCCGTCGTACTGCCGCGGGTCCCAATACTCGTCGTGGCCCACGCTCATGAAGATCCGCCCGCGCAGAAACTGCCCGGGATCGGTCATGTCGGAGTTACTCGCATAAGTGACGTCGTAGCCGTGCTGCTCGAGCCAGTACGCGAGCGGAAACTCCCATAGCAGAAATTCGCCGGAACCCACCGAGAGCGGATGGTCGAAGATCTGCGGATACTTCCCGTACGGCCGGTCGAAACTCGCCGCCACTCCCGGCGCCCAAGGATGGCGCGGATCTGTGTAAAGCGAATAATCGTCGGGCCAGCGGTTGTAGGCCGCCCACGTGTTGTCGGAAACCTGAAAGACCACGCCCGCCTTGCGCCGGTCCCGGACGACGAAGATCACGTAGCTCTGCCACGGATGTTCGCTTCGCGCCTCGGCCACGCACTGGAGCAGCCCCAAGTAGACGCCGCTCGGCCAGTCCGCTGGAATCCGCAGCTCGGCAGATGGCTCCCAGCGGCACTCGCGCAGCCGCTTGTCACCCGCTACCGGCGCCGGCTGCTTCTTGCCGCCGATCGGGCCGAGTACGGTCATCCGCCTCGCCCCCGCGCCCCCGTAGTAGCCCATCCGAAAGATGTCGATCTTGAAACGCCGCGCTGGATCGGTGCTCACGAAGATGTGCAGCGTGTCGCCCGCCTCCACGCTTTGGTGGGAGCAATAACCCTCGATCAGCGAAGTGCGGAACCCTTTGCCCTCGTTGGTGCGAATCTTCGTGGCGAGCCATTCCCGCGTGCCTGTCCGCGCGTTCTCACGACGGATGGTATCCGGAGCCGCGGCAACGGCTGGCGCGAGCGCCATCCCGGCCAGGTCGCGCCGGCGAATCTGAAAAGGCATTGACCCACATTGGACCACACGTCGCGCGGGCGCTCAACACGTTCGCGATCAGGGAGTCTCGACCACCGGACGAATCGAGCGCGCCTGTCC
This DNA window, taken from Bryobacteraceae bacterium, encodes the following:
- the mazG gene encoding nucleoside triphosphate pyrophosphohydrolase; this encodes MPENPDCFSADPRAGEEFQRLVEIMGRLRAPDGCPWDREQDFRTLRKYLLEEAYEVLDSIDAEDWPGLEEELGDLMLQPVFLAQMARERGLFSIGDSVAAINRKLVRRHPHVFGDGEARTADDVKTRWDEIKAEEKRERGREHAATLDSVPRGLPALVEAQQISQKVAKHGFDWPDVAQVLDKLREELDELAAAHDGASREDELGDVLFVVVNLARKLNVDAEQALRGANAKFRRRFGYVETALAQDGKPVGEATLDEMEVKWQEAKRSL
- a CDS encoding acetyltransferase, translating into MAGGKAEFVIEIRALTSTADFREAVRLQKEIWSFSDEDALPVRLFVVATKIGGQAFGAFDGARMIGFCVALPGIKPGGGQFLHSNMLGVEDGYRDKGVGRMLKLAQRADALSRGVTIMEWTFDPLQIKNAYFNMQRLGAVVRRYVLNQYGVTSSHLHAGLPTDRCVAEWPMSHRRVEAALAGKPEAGSPIEARIEVPGDTAGRAREVQARVSEQFQQHLGAGLTVVGVEKAADGGGAYLFGRWEP
- the menC gene encoding o-succinylbenzoate synthase, producing MEFTIDRVVLRQIRLPLVHFFETSFGRTYERQMVLVEAVAGGVSGWGEVTAGENPFYNEEWTESAWRIVRDYAAPRIVGWKIESAEGVAPRLEHIRGHMMARGGLEAAVWDLQARLKGRPLWAEIGGGARREIPCGVSIGIQDTVDQLLGKIDIELAAGYQRIKMKIKPGWDVAVIGEVRKRFPGIKLMADANSAYRLEDADRLAELDQFYLMMIEQPLAHDEIIDHAALQARLQTPICLDECIRSAHQAEQAIRMGAGKIINIKLGRVGGFAEAKRVHDVAQAHGVPVWCGGMLEAGVGRAHNIALATLPNFVLPGDVSASKRYWTRDIIAPPVETTERGTIEIRDEPGFGYELDHAFLDSITVRSETVSGS
- the dusB gene encoding tRNA dihydrouridine synthase DusB; this encodes MFPAELQIRDIRVRPATVLAPMAGVTDTVFRRLIRAQGGCGLIMTEFTSSHGVTAAQRANKFTRIMRYLYFDPDERPISAQLFGADPDVMAGAAAVCQDLGFDAVDINFGCPVKKVVRCNGGSGLLRDLPLVETLLRKVRAAIQIPLTMKFRAGWNDAELVHVQMAKLAEDCGVEAIALHPRTREQGYAGKADWTRIADVKAAVKIPVIGNGDIVAPEDAVRMVRETGCDAVMIGRAASSNPWIFRQIAQYLETGAYDTPGNDDRYKLMRGYYGMLLDRAPEDPETVGKMKQFATYFTHGIRNGAHLRAAVYHTHSAVEIIDKVDEFFATNAPAAA
- a CDS encoding Ig-like domain-containing protein, with translation MIRAALPFFLVALLPAATRVEFDPRLPEVGPFPTDFLTIPDQTRPTGLRPNLPMPDCAAQPSDCSEIATINQLDGFNPNARLTVKFSAPIRTQTLREAIYYVWLDAVSPRAFALRPAGALTPINEVIYDPATHTAYAKPDEMLEQARRYLIVVTDAVQDASGAPVEPDPGFDACIERRLTAAYCTDLADAVVRARPLLAGRRIAGASLFTTLDPFAWFNRMEALAPLAPPRFQPRAEGAIASLRGVTGIALRQHTGGNDFQETALPVSAGLIAAAGLDRVAFGSFESPVLGSTATARVYFHAFLPATPPPDGGYPVLLAGHGLGDSRFGMPTVAGTASVQGYAVVAFSAFGHGYGPLSSLVLSRGDAPATVIAAPGRGLDLDGDGRIGATEGCLVAAPGAPIVFRDCIRQTAVDYRWFLNALAAGVDFDGDGRADLRSTGVHYLGQSLGGAYGSLVTALMPEVTAAVLNVPPGNQTMTLRLGPAFRNSVGMILLGARQPSLLNNGDEYEEDMPLRYEEVKLRTTPGAAAIQDLFERAEWINASAEAAVYAPHFKQATLGSNPVKRVLIQMAFGDRTVVNPSTSALVRAANLRERTVLYRHDLARAVAPSLDPNPHTFLIPLGSLEQQIIGLSALQQAIEYLLSERDEVPDANGLTAPAFRRTLFEIPEFLPETTNLTP
- a CDS encoding DMT family transporter, which produces MNEEQRSEPKTPASVYFLLGVVVLVWSINFVVGKFALRQIPDVLLGTLRFTVAAAMLTPYYVFERRRRKLPLIEKGGIGKLMAVGLVGVGANQLCFLLGLSRTSVAHAAILFALTPMIVLLVSAAAGMERITAKKVGGIVLAIAGVGLLQTGDRAGREATLLGDAFIAAAVATFSIFTVGGKWLRKDFDTLTITTGTYLGSAILLSPVTLLASRNFDFAGVSWSGWAAVFYMALFPSIIAYMIYYHALHYLDATQLSLLAYLQPVMATVFGVTLLDERITPGLLAGGALILAGVFVAERT
- the rnhA gene encoding ribonuclease HI gives rise to the protein MKKVRLITDGACKGNPGRGGWACILKYNNHSKELYGFEPHTTNNKMEITAALRGLQALREPCEVEVKTDSEYLRNGITSWIKNWKRNGWRTGDKKPVANKDLWEALDSEVNRHKTTWVWTKGHADDSENNRCDELAQMAAIEQIGNAQ